ATGTCAGATGTGACGGAGGAAATCGCTCAGAAACACGGCTTGAACAAAGATAATATTGACTGGATTGTTCCTCATCAGGCGAATTTGCGTATCATAGATGCTGTCGCTTCGCGTTTGGAAGTACCCTTAAGCAAAGTGATGATTAATATCCAGCGGTACGGCAATACCAGTGCCGGCACGTTGCCGCTTTGTTTATGGGATTATGAAAAACAATTGAAGAAAGGCGATAATATTATCTTCACCGCATTTGGAGCCGGTTTCACATGGGGTGCTTCGTATGTGAAGTGGGGATATGATGGCGATAAAATTTAAGAATAAGATTAATCTTTATAAAAAACGCATCCCAATCCGATGCGTTTTTTTGTATAGTTGATGAAAGATTGAGTATGCACAAAGCCGGATTTGTAAATATTGTGGGTAATCCCAATGTCGGGAAATCTACATTGATGAACTTGTTGGTGGGAGAACGTGTCTCGATTGCGACCTTTAAGGCACAGACCACCCGTCACCGTATTATGGGAATCCTGAATACGGATGATATGCAGATTGTTTTCTCTGATACTCCTGGCGTGTTGAAACCAAACTATAAGCTTCAGGAGTCGATGTTGAATTTCTCTGAGTCTGCTTTGGTGGATGCAGATGTTTTGTTGTATGTAACAGATACAATAGAAAAGCCGGATAAGAATAAAGAGTTTGTAGAGAAGGTCCGCAACTTGGATATACCTGTTTTGTTGCTAGTCAATAAGATTGATTTGACCAATCAAGATAATTTAGTAAAGCTGGTAGAAGAATGGCATGGATTGTTGCCCGATGCTGAAATCATTCCAATATCAGCGAAGGCAAAATTCAATGTGGATGCGGTGATGAAGCGTATCACGGAATTATTGCCGGATTCTCCTCCTTATTTCGGAAAAGACCAATGGACGGATAAGCCTGCGCGTTTCTTTGTGACAGAGATTATCCGCGAAAAAATCTTATTATATTACGACAAGGAGATTCCTTATTCTGTAGAAGTCGTGGTTGAGCAGTTTAAGGAGGAAGCCAAGAGCATTCACATTCATGCGGTAATTTACGTGGAACGTGAATCGCAGAAAGGGATAATTATCGGCCACCAAGGGAAAGCGTTGAAAAAAGTGGCGACTGAAGCGCGAAAGGCATTGGAACGTTTTTTCCAAAAGTCTATTTATTTGGAGACTTTTGTCAAAGTAGATAAAGATTGGAGAAGTTCGGATAAGGAATTAAAGAACTTTGGGTATCAATTAGATTAATTTCGGCTGTGATAGCCGTAAACGGAAAAAGAAGAATATGGGAAATTTAGTAGCAATCGTAGGACGTCCCAATGTGGGAAAGTCGACACTGTTTAACCGCTTGACAAAGACACGTCAGGCTATTGTGAACGAGCAGGCCGGTACAACCCGCGATCGCCAGTACGGAAAGTCTGAATGGCAAGGAAAAGAGTTTTCGGTGGTAGATACCGGCGGGTGGGTTGTTAATTCGGATGATATTTTTGAAGAAGAAATCCGGAAACAGGTAATTTTAGCCATGGATGAAGCGGATGTCATTCTTTTCTTGGTGGATGTAAAGAATGGAGTGACGGACTTGGATATGGATGTTGCCGCAATTTTGCGCAGGTCGAAGAAGCCGGTGATTGTGGTGGCAAACAAGACGGATAATAATGACTTGCAATACAATGCTGCGGAATTTTATTCTTTGGGACTGGGAGAGCCTTATTGCATTTCTGCATTGAGCGGAAGCGGCACCGGTGATTTGCTGGACTTGATATTAAGCAAATTCCGGAAAGAAGCCGATGAAGAGTTGGATGAGGAAATTCCTCGTTTTGCCGTTGTAGGGCGTCCTAACGCAGGCAAATCATCTCTTATTAATGCTTTTGTCGGTGAAGAGCGGAATATCGTGACTGAGATTGCCGGAACGACCCGTGATTCGATTTATACGCGTTACGATAAATTCGGCTTCGATTTTTATTTGGTAGACACTGCCGGCATCCGGAAAAAGAATAAGGTAAACGAAGATTTGGAATATTATTCTGTTATCCGTTCCATTCGTGCTATCGAAAATTCAGATGTATGCATTCTGATGCTGGATGCTACCAGAGGCATCGAAGGCCAGGACCTGAATATCTTTTCATTGATACAGCGCAACCAAAAAGGATTGGTGGTGGTTGTCAATAAATGGGATTTGGTGGAAGAGAAGTCCGCGAAAGTCATGAAGACTTACGAAACCGCGATTCGCAACCGTCTTGCTCCTTTTACGGATTTCCCGATTATATTTGCTTCTGCCCTTACCAAGCAGCGTATTTTTAAAGTATTGGAAACGGCAAAAGAAGTATATCAGGCACGTACGACACGCATCTCTACAGCCCGTTTGAATGAAGCGTTGCTGCCTTTGATTGAAGCTTATCCGCCTCCCTCGAATAAAGGGAAATACATCAAGATTAAATATATTACGCAGTTGCCGAACACACAGGTTCCTTCTTTCATCTTCTTTGCCAATTTGCCGCAATACGTCAAGGAGCCTTACAAGCGTTTCCTTGAGAATCAGATACGGGAACGGTGGAAATTGTCAGGCACGCCGATTAATATATTTATTCGGCAGAAATAACAGAGGAGCATTTTCTCTGCCTTTTGTAGAGACGTCACATGGGTGGCGTCTCTAAACATATTGAATCAGTTGGGGAGTATAAAATAAAAAAGCGATAGTCCTCTTCTCTGACCACCGCCGGCTTCCAAAAGAACCCCCATTAATAGGGTTCTTGTTTCATCTTCATTCAGTTGTTTGTGTTTTTTTGTTATCCTTTTTTCTTCTTTTTACCTCAAAGCAAATTCCTAACCTATGAAAACTGTAATTCCTGAAAACTTACCTTCTTAAATACTAATACCTAAAAACAAAAACATCTTTTTAAACCTAACTTAATACCTATTTGCTTTGAATGCTTAGTGCTTTTTATTTCTAATACCTTTAGTTTTTGTATGTTGTCTAATACCTATATTTGTTAGTCTTCTTGTTGGTTTCACAACCACGATGCAAAGGTATGGCTTTTTTTATTATCTGCAATAGCTTAATGGCAATTATTATAAAAAATGCTATTTTTCTTGATGTAAATCATCTCATGTTTGTTAGAATATGTTTGAAAAAGCATCCTGTGTTCGGAAACGGTTCTCCCGTGTGCGATAACGCAGCCTTTTAATGGCAAATGTTATGTCAAATTACGCTTGCATCTTAACTTGCTTAAAACGTAACTTCAAAGCGTGATTTAGGGTTGAAGTGTTAAATGGGGACGCCGGATTTCAGCTTCAGGATGCGTTGGTTGCTGCTTCCGCGAAATTCCAGCCGGGGAGAGTAAAGCGATTGTTCAAACCGTCCGTCAACCAAGACATCAATGTAGCCGAGGATGGGACGG
The Phocaeicola salanitronis DSM 18170 genome window above contains:
- the era gene encoding GTPase Era; this encodes MHKAGFVNIVGNPNVGKSTLMNLLVGERVSIATFKAQTTRHRIMGILNTDDMQIVFSDTPGVLKPNYKLQESMLNFSESALVDADVLLYVTDTIEKPDKNKEFVEKVRNLDIPVLLLVNKIDLTNQDNLVKLVEEWHGLLPDAEIIPISAKAKFNVDAVMKRITELLPDSPPYFGKDQWTDKPARFFVTEIIREKILLYYDKEIPYSVEVVVEQFKEEAKSIHIHAVIYVERESQKGIIIGHQGKALKKVATEARKALERFFQKSIYLETFVKVDKDWRSSDKELKNFGYQLD
- the der gene encoding ribosome biogenesis GTPase Der codes for the protein MGNLVAIVGRPNVGKSTLFNRLTKTRQAIVNEQAGTTRDRQYGKSEWQGKEFSVVDTGGWVVNSDDIFEEEIRKQVILAMDEADVILFLVDVKNGVTDLDMDVAAILRRSKKPVIVVANKTDNNDLQYNAAEFYSLGLGEPYCISALSGSGTGDLLDLILSKFRKEADEELDEEIPRFAVVGRPNAGKSSLINAFVGEERNIVTEIAGTTRDSIYTRYDKFGFDFYLVDTAGIRKKNKVNEDLEYYSVIRSIRAIENSDVCILMLDATRGIEGQDLNIFSLIQRNQKGLVVVVNKWDLVEEKSAKVMKTYETAIRNRLAPFTDFPIIFASALTKQRIFKVLETAKEVYQARTTRISTARLNEALLPLIEAYPPPSNKGKYIKIKYITQLPNTQVPSFIFFANLPQYVKEPYKRFLENQIRERWKLSGTPINIFIRQK